A genomic stretch from Mya arenaria isolate MELC-2E11 chromosome 10, ASM2691426v1 includes:
- the LOC128205184 gene encoding perlucin-like, with amino-acid sequence MFWLGASDDDIEGIWKWVATDEELNFENWDVSNNQPSSIHDNHEDCLVIKGEYDFMWHDVECDAEHGFPLCEMQGTSTGGTNPLSAIG; translated from the exons ATGTTTTGGCTTGGAGCGAGTGACGACGACATTGAAGGAATATGGAAGTGGGTGGCTACAGATGAGGAGCTGAACTTCGAGAATTGGGATGTTAG CAACAACCAGCCTTCCagtatccatgacaaccacgaggATTGTCTGGTTATAAAAGGTGAATACGACTTCATGTGGCATGATGTGGAGTGTGATGCTGAGCATGGCTTCCCCCTGTGTGAAATGCA AGGCACTAGCACAGGAGGTACGAACCCGCTCTCTGCTATTGGATAG